One stretch of Cydia pomonella isolate Wapato2018A chromosome 24, ilCydPomo1, whole genome shotgun sequence DNA includes these proteins:
- the LOC133531063 gene encoding inositol monophosphatase 1-like yields the protein KVDGTMNFVHGFPHSCISLGLLINKEAVAGIVYNPILEQLFTAKKGKGAFYNGRQIHVSQIKELSKALIMTEAGTSRDPERQKVLFENFKMIITKAHGIRTLGSAALNMCMVALGGADLNFEFGIHVWDIAAGDIIVREAGGVCIDPAGGPFDVLSRRVLCASTEELAQEMAKYLWQFYPERD from the coding sequence aaagtcgacGGAACTATGAATTTTGTCCACGGTTTTCCACACAGCTGCATCTCTTTGGGACTTCTTATCAACAAGGAGGCAGTTGCTGGAATTGTATACAATCCTATCCTAGAGCAGTTGTTCACAGCAAAAAAAGGTAAAGGTGCGTTTTATAACGGCCGTCAGATTCATGTGTCTCAAATTAAGGAGTTGAGTAAAGCTTTGATCATGACAGAGGCTGGTACAAGTCGTGACCCTGAAAGACAGAAAGTtctttttgaaaactttaaaatgataATTACTAAGGCCCATGGTATTAGAACCTTGGGATCTGCTGCCTTGAATATGTGCATGGTGGCATTGGGAGGGGCTGATCTTAACTTTGAGTTTGGTATTCATGTCTGGGATATAGCTGCGGGTGACATTATAGTCCGTGAAGCAGGTGGCGTCTGTATTGATCCTGCTGGCGGCCCATTTGATGTCCTATCTCGTAGGGTCTTGTGTGCAAGCACTGAAGAGCTGGCACAAGAAATGGCCAAATATTTGTGGCAATTTTATCCTGAGAGAGATTAA